A window of the Desulfobacterales bacterium genome harbors these coding sequences:
- the ftsY gene encoding signal recognition particle-docking protein FtsY, protein MKSFGWFKKSKAVNEKTAGIGSPDKKGNTSDGIDTPPANETVSGDSGDVSPEAHPHKADLSGEPGFFKRLKSGLAKTRLSFTGGIEKLFAGRKTVDDGLLEELEELLITSDMGVQTAEKLIARITSAGMTDPAQLKTVLRNEIQTILQKESSGTAQPSAGPQIIMVVGVNGVGKTTTIGKLAAKSTAAGKKVLIAAADTFRAAAIEQLMIWSERARAEIVKHKEGADPAAVAFDALEAAAARSMDVVLVDTAGRLHTRVNLMEELKKMKRIISKKIPAAPHEILLVLDATTGQNALAQARMFHDALGITAIAVTKLDGTAKGGIVVSICDTLNIPLKYIGVGEKIEDLQDFDPKQFVNALF, encoded by the coding sequence ATGAAGTCTTTTGGTTGGTTTAAAAAATCTAAGGCCGTTAATGAAAAAACCGCCGGCATCGGCAGCCCGGATAAAAAGGGCAACACATCTGACGGCATTGACACCCCCCCGGCAAATGAAACCGTTTCGGGCGATTCCGGCGACGTCAGCCCCGAAGCCCATCCGCACAAAGCCGACCTTTCAGGAGAACCCGGGTTTTTCAAACGGTTAAAATCGGGATTGGCAAAAACACGCCTTAGCTTTACCGGCGGAATTGAAAAATTATTTGCCGGACGCAAAACGGTTGATGACGGTCTGCTGGAAGAACTGGAAGAGCTCTTAATCACTTCGGACATGGGGGTCCAAACCGCCGAAAAGCTGATCGCACGGATTACTTCTGCCGGCATGACCGACCCCGCCCAACTGAAAACCGTCCTGCGGAATGAAATCCAGACCATCCTTCAAAAAGAATCTTCAGGCACCGCCCAGCCCTCAGCCGGACCGCAGATCATCATGGTCGTGGGCGTCAACGGCGTCGGCAAAACCACCACCATCGGAAAACTGGCCGCCAAATCCACCGCCGCCGGCAAAAAAGTACTGATTGCCGCCGCCGACACGTTTCGCGCCGCAGCCATTGAACAGCTCATGATCTGGTCCGAAAGAGCCCGTGCCGAAATTGTAAAGCACAAAGAAGGGGCTGATCCTGCAGCGGTTGCCTTTGATGCCCTTGAAGCTGCGGCGGCCAGAAGTATGGATGTCGTTCTGGTCGACACGGCCGGTCGGCTGCATACACGGGTGAACCTGATGGAAGAGCTGAAAAAGATGAAACGCATTATTTCCAAAAAAATCCCGGCGGCGCCCCATGAAATCCTTCTGGTCCTGGACGCCACCACCGGACAGAATGCGCTGGCCCAAGCCAGGATGTTCCACGACGCCTTGGGCATTACGGCGATTGCCGTTACAAAACTGGATGGCACCGCCAAGGGCGGCATTGTCGTCAGTATTTGTGACACCTTGAATATACCGCTGAAATACATCGGCGTGGGTGAAAAAATCGAAGACCTCCAGGACTTTGATCCCAAACAATTCGTAAACGCCCTGTTTTAA
- a CDS encoding HU family DNA-binding protein — protein MTKAELVDKMAKDAGISKVAAAAALGSFMDGVVKALKKKDGKVTLVGFGTFSKGRRKARKGRNPQTGAPIKIKASNVVKFKAGKKLKAAV, from the coding sequence ATGACAAAAGCAGAACTGGTAGACAAAATGGCAAAAGATGCTGGAATCTCCAAAGTCGCTGCCGCTGCCGCACTAGGCTCTTTTATGGATGGAGTCGTCAAAGCGCTGAAGAAAAAAGACGGCAAGGTGACACTGGTAGGGTTTGGTACTTTTTCTAAAGGCCGTCGCAAAGCCCGCAAGGGACGCAATCCGCAAACCGGCGCCCCGATCAAAATCAAGGCTTCCAACGTTGTAAAATTCAAAGCGGGCAAAAAACTCAAAGCCGCCGTTTAA
- a CDS encoding acylphosphatase gives METKSRRRVIIRGRVQGVFFRMETQRAADRHGVFGWVKNRADGAVEAVFEGDTDKVDAVIDWCRQGPRHADVKGVDIQEENYTGEFKEFNIAY, from the coding sequence ATGGAAACAAAGTCAAGAAGGCGTGTCATCATCCGGGGACGGGTGCAGGGAGTGTTCTTCCGGATGGAAACCCAGCGTGCGGCCGATCGGCACGGCGTTTTTGGGTGGGTCAAAAACCGGGCGGACGGAGCCGTCGAAGCCGTATTCGAAGGCGATACGGATAAGGTCGATGCGGTCATCGACTGGTGCCGCCAAGGGCCGCGCCATGCCGATGTTAAAGGCGTTGATATCCAAGAAGAAAATTATACCGGCGAGTTTAAGGAATTTAATATCGCTTATTAG